The proteins below come from a single Microtus ochrogaster isolate Prairie Vole_2 chromosome 8, MicOch1.0, whole genome shotgun sequence genomic window:
- the LOC101990805 gene encoding olfactory receptor 9I1 translates to MAKNNLTTVTEFILIGFSDHPEWKIPLFLVFLGFYLVTILGNLGMVLLIQVDVQLHTPMYFFLSHLSVLDACYTSVITPQILATLATGKTVISYGQCATQFFFFTICAGTECFLLSAMAYDRYVAISNPLLYTVAMNPQRCWSLVAGAYVCGVSGAILRSTCTFSLSFCENNQINFFFCDLPPLLKLACSDTTNAEIIIVFFGNFVILANALIILISYLFIIKAVMRMKSSGGRVKTFSTCVSHLTAVALLFGTLIFMYIRSSSRKSLEEDKIVSVFYTVVIPMLNPLIYSLRNKDVKAAFKKVMDRCQMSHSIQH, encoded by the coding sequence ATGGCCAAGAATAATCTCACTACAGTAACTGAATTCATTCTAATTGGCTTTAGTGACCACCCTGAGTGGAAGATTCCCCTCTTTCTGGTGTTTCTCGGATTCTATCTTGTCACCATCCTGGGGAACTTGGGCATGGTTCTTCTCATCCAGGTAGATGTTCAACTTCACACCCCCATGTATTttttcctgagccatctctctgtatTGGATGCTTGCTATACCTCGGTCATCACCCCTCAGATCCTAGCCACACTCGctacaggcaaaacagtcatcTCCTATGGTCAGTGTGCTACCCAGTTCTTCTTCTTCACCATCTGTGCAGGTACAGAGTGTTTCCTACTGTCTgcaatggcctatgatcgctatgtTGCTATTAGCAACCCACTACTATACACTGTGGCTATGAACCCTCAAAGATGCTGGAGTTTGGTAGCAGGAGCCTATGTCTGTGGAGTGTCTGGGGCCATCCTGCGTTCCACATGtaccttctccctctccttttgtgaaaataatcaaatcaatttcttcttttgtgaccTCCCACCTCTGCTGAAACTGGCCTGCAGTGATAcaacaaatgctgagattatCATTGTCTTCTTTGGGAATTTTGTAATTTTGGCCAATGCCTTGATCATACTCATTTCCTACCTGTTTATCATCAAGGCTGTCATGAGGATGAAGTCTTCAGGTGGAAGAGTCAAGACTTTCTCCACATGTGTCTCCCACCTCACTGCTGTGGCTCTTTTATTTGGGACCCTCATTTTCATGTATATACGGAGTAGTTCAAGAAAATCCCTGGAAGAAGACAAAATTGTGTCTGTCTTCTACACTGTGGTCATTCCTATGCTGAACCCTTTAATCTATAGTCTAAGAAACAAGGATGTGAAGGCTGCCTTCAAGAAGGTCATGGATAGATGTCAGATGTCCCACAGCATACAACACTAA